The DNA sequence TTTTCTTATACTAGAGAGCATGCATGCATTCTGCAAAAATTTGGTTTATTTTCCATCTCATTAATCTGGTTGTTTCTTAATGGCCGAACGTATTGTTCATTGCTTGAAAGACTGAAAGATATATGGAAGTCACGCCCTACCTCTTGTTTTTCGGAAGTATGTATAAATTTGCGAGTGACAGATTCTGCAGGATTGTGAACACAAAatagcttcttttttttttttttttttttttttaaaataggatGAAGCCGTGATGATTCATGACTACATTTAGATCGAAGGCTGATTTCTCTTTTCATGGTCCCTGAcggttaaaaaaaatgaaattattacgACTCATGATgatttcatttcaatatttttttaataattttttaagtataattaaatacttttttatttttttaatttgagttGATTggtacaataaataataataaactaaaatattgtTGGAATAAAGATagacattaatatatattaatattcattaaaaattaaataataacaataaagttTGTGGaaattaataatacatttatttgTGGCCTCTACTGCCACATGAAGGTCCTATGGGTGGTTGTTGTTGGTGTgattcatcatcatcttcatcttgatGAGTTTGATGAAATTGGGAATGATGAATTGTTGTTTGGAGTGTTTGAAAAGGCATTGCCGGATGATAGAATGACAATGATGATGAAGATCCTGGATAATGGATATACAATTGGTGTCAAAAATGAGGTGCCAAACATGTGTGATGGACTTGCACCATAACTTGATTAAGACAAAAAGAATGCATATGACAAAGGCACGTTTTGGAATGAGGTGTTTGATGGGTTGTCATGCAAGAGTTGGAATGTCCAAACATTTCACCGTGATCCATAGATGATTGTCCAAAAGATTGGTGCGGATGATGTATAAAATCTGGAGAAGATCCGATACAACCAATGTAGGGTTGTGAAGGTGGTTGGAGAAGTTCTTCTGACATACTGTAACATAAATAATAGGGTTATTGTCATGAATAAGTATGCATGATAAACATATGTACAATATTGAAGTAAAACTAACCTCATCGTCAGAATAATGTGTAGATGGAGATATATAGCGAATAATGTATGTCATTTCTCCCCCTCAAATTGTTCTTGTGAATCTGATACAGGTTAATTGAAGGACATCATAGGAACAATTGTCCTTAATGTCAGTAGTTTTTGCTTTATCTAATTTTCCAATATactttattatgtaattatttattatctaacgtaatgattttaatatttttagtttgatgAAAATATCATTAAGTCTAACTAACTTTATctataatttactaaattttaccaaataattatgttaatttattctaacaatcaactaaaataaaaaatatatatataatttctaggcgtaaaaaaataacaaataaaaacacaGAACTGAAACGCttacaaaaaagttatttaaaaaataaatactgaAGTGAACTCGTGAATGAGTTATGATTAGGTCTTAATTGCGAAAAAAATTAACCACACTTATAAGGATCTAATGTCCTCTTGAGTCTTAACAGCTTCGTCTTAACtctaaaataagaaacaaaagaagaagaccCAGAATAGGTTCTGCGAAAACTCGCATAGAAATATCTTTTACATGTGACGCTGCATAAAATGCACGTGTTGGGTTGTTGTCCGACATATCTGATCTATTccgtatttttatttaagtagaATGCATTCGGATTTTACATCCGTTCTTTTTCCCAACTACAATCTAACCAAATCTTAATTACATTCACAAAATAGACTTGCATCAATATTACTCCATTTAATGAGTTATTATATTTGCAGGTCAGGCTAATTAATTCACTAAACCTACTAGTATAAGACAGGCaacttttgactttttttttacaattaattataactatatatatatatatatatatatatatatatatatatatatatatatatttatttagactctcacttgttttcttcttttcatttttacatttgtattgtattttttatttattattgggttaaatatgtttttgtcctttaagtttctgtgaaatttggaattagtctttcttcaaaacttttgaccaatttagtcttttatctttaaaattgcgtgaatttagtctttttaaccaaatttggttaagtttatatgatgttcaagcgcatttcatgatagtatttgaactgtttacaccgtttgacacattttcgctttaatgttaactcaaatattatcataagatacgtttaaaatattaaataaacttaacaaaatttggtaagaaaaactaaatccacatatttttaaagataaaagactgaATTGGTATAAGATTTCGAGAaagaactaattctaaaattcagtAAAACttgaaggactaaaaacatatttaatcctttattATTTAGGCAAGCTTATCACAACCTGACGTCAACTTTTATAAACTGGATTGTGTAATTTATAGTGTCATAAGAAGTCGAATAAAATGTAATGGTGATTTGTGTTGTGTGCACAGTAcaagaatatttattattcgaaaaataatgatattttaatcattttttaaatttattattttaatattttttaattatttttttaattgtttaatgatATAATGTGATGATCTGAGGAAGTGAATTAAAATACAGTATTCCTAaacaaaatcttattttatcatCAAATCACATAGGTATTTATTGTGTTTGCCAATCTGGTAAATAAATATACGTTTAGGaattggtatatatatattatgaattgaatattattttttctattcatgAGTATATAAATATGAACATCTTCATTTTATAACCATTTCACCaagaattgtattttttttttcctatctctctttttcatttagtagtttttttttttagcattAAGAAAGTTATTAAGTTGTGGAGCAAAGTGAGGACCCGGTCCACAGCAGTCAAATCTAAAtggaatttttaattatttattgttattttcttatttttatcttcgttttttttctctcttttattacTAAACCAAAAGACAAAATGACAAGAGAAGTGTCTAACACAAACGACATGAAGGCAAAATGGGTGGTCCTCCTCGTTTTCACTTCTTCTCATGGAAGAAGCAAAATCCAACACATACaccttttataattataattagagaCGTAATTGTAATCGTTTTGTTCCAATAAtacattttcttaatattagATTCATTGTATAACAAAGTCTTTGTAAACTCAtcttcaaaaattgaaaatcaatcAAATGATGAAAGGCAGAAATTAAACATGTTCCACGCGTTTTCTATCATTTTAAAAGtcatgaaaagaagaaaaatgtaacttaataattttctaaatcagGTTAATAAGAATAAATACTATTTATTACCAAAACGACAAGATAATATTAACaaatctttgaataattttattcttttatattcattttattttaactaaatctATATGTTACactatttcaatttaatttatatacagCGATTAAATGATGCTGGTTCGAAATGCTGGGGGAAaggattttatttaaaataatgtaagGTTATAGTGAgagaaaataatgaagttatttttcttttttctaagaCAAAACCGTaacaaattcaaacaaataaaagatacttatATGTAGAAGTTATTTAAATACATTATGCacggatttaaaaaaaaattggattaatttttatagacaaatttaacaaaatttttataaatagataaaattaaaatagatttttttttattttttaatcaaaataaaataataaaatagtacctcttttatttaaatagataatttttcaattgtaaaaggaaataaaaatttgtcaacCTATATTTTTCCTCTTTAAAACAAGTTGCTATAATGATAGAATGATGAGAGAGAAGGACAAGGAAAAAGAATTTGATAATATCTTaagtaaaacaaataaatacgatataattaaataataagtaGGGACTGATGTGACAGTCAAATTTACATGATTAAAGTGAATTAAATACAGAAGGCCCAGTGTGTTCATAAAATTGAAATGTGGAAAAGTAAACAAAGGAAAAACCTGTGGTTTTTTCTTTTCCCACTTCTCTATAtatctctctatctctctctgtGACTCTCTGCAACCCTTTTGAGGATTGAAAAACATGGAGGAAAGTCTGCTACACAAGCACgaagaagaaagtgaagaaaaaagagTGACATGGAGAGGTTTCAGTGAAGAAATGAGAAGGATAAGTGTTATAGCAGGGCCTATGGTGGCTGTGGTTTCTTCCCAATACTTGTTGCTAACTGTGTCAACCATGGTAGTTGGTCATTTGGGTGAACTCTATCTCTCTAGCGCCGCCTTAGCCATTTCCTTATCAGGGGTCACTGGTTTCAGTCTTCTTGTAAGCTCCTACTATCACTTTCTTTCTGTTTCATCATTATTAGATCTAgatatcatttaatttatgtCATATTTTGTTGGTTCTCTCATAAACATTATTGATTGTACAGGACCCAGataatcaatttttcttttatgaacaAAAACCTGGTTGTTGCCACgttgtttttgattttgatgatgGAAACTAACGTGTGAAACTAACAGTAATTTTAATGATTCAATGTGACACTCGAGGTTTAGCTTTCAGAAAGGGCACTGTGCCTTTTTAGAAAGACATATGATATGGTTGTGCTGCCAGAAAGATACCACACACAGTTGAAATAATCACCTACTTCACACTTCCCCATTTATtgcttcttttaattttatgatttcatcGTGTCGTGTCATATCTGTtgctttattattaaaaaatgtattaatatacttggtttttttaatatagagcTATTATTGTTTGACAaactttttttaacaaagttttctTATTTAGGTAAAACCTTGGattctcattatttttaataaataaaaataataaaaaattatcatattctTTTGTCACTGTTTTTtgtctctctcacacacacttGCTATGTTCCCCCAACGTTGTTTTTGCACTAGGCGACCAGAAGTGCCGCCACATTTGAGACTGTAGCATCAGAGGAGATGTGGTTTTTCTCTGGTTTTCCTTGGCATTGTTATCTTATTTATATGATGAGTATTATTATTGAGGAGGGTGATGATAGATTATTCTGTTGCATGTGTAAAAGTTGTCAGACTTATCAATACCTGTATGCATTTTGACAAATGAGATAAGCACTTGCGCAAACATTTAGGAGATGACTCAGGGTATGCTTCTCAAAAGAATTGTTTATGAAAACATCTTGTAACTTGTAACAAAATAGTTCAATGCATGATAATTGTTTGAACGTAATTCAATATAATAAAACTGATTTATCACATAAGAACTGTTCCTCTTAATATTTTGACTGTAACACTATGTTTGTGTTTAGTAATCAGTTATCTCATCAACTATTTCAAGAAAGTAATTATGCATTTGTTTGAAAATCTACTTATGCTAACAGATGGGACTGGCTAGTGGACTAGAGACAACTTGCGGACAGGCTTATGGAGCTCAGCAATATCAAAGAATTGGAATGCAAACATACACTGCCATTTTCTCTCTCATATTGGTTTGCATTCCACTGTCAGTCCTTTGGTTCTACATAGAAAACATACTAGTTTTCATGGGCCAGGACCCTCTAATTTCACATGAATCAGGGAAATTCATACTTTGGCTTCTACCAGCACTTTATGCAATGGCAATTCTACAGCCATTAGTTAAATATTACCAAATCCAAAGCATGCTTCTTCCCATGCTTGCATGTTCTTTTTTCACACTTGCTATTCATATACCTCTTTGTTGGGCCCTCGTGTTCAAAACAAGACTGAATAATGTTGGTGGAGCATTGGCAGTTAGCATTTCAACGTGGTCAAATGTGATTCTTCTTGGATTATACATGAGATACTCCTCTGCCTGTGCAAAAACTCGTGCACCCCTTTCTTTGGATCTGTTTAAAGGAATGTGGGAGTTCTTTCGTTTTGCCATCCCTTCGGCAGTAATGGTTTGGTGATTAATCTTCCTGTTCagttaatattttacatattcacTTTATCAGATCATACAAAGTTTGTGTAATATATTGTGCtgtttttccaaaatttgtatataacaTGCATTTTTTTGTATTCATGTTGATGATGGTAGCCTTGAATGGTGGTCATATGAGTTGCTTGTATTGCTGTCAGGGCTCTTACCAAATCCAGCACTTGAAACTTCAGTTCTATCAGTTTGGTAAGTATGTTACACTCCCTTTAAAACTGCAACCAATGATCTATTCTGCTTCCAATTTTCTCTTTATGAGATTTTATAAGTTAATGTGTATGActaaactaatttatttgtcatttttctacAGTCTGAACACTATTTCAACCCTTTATACAATACCCTTTGGAATTGGTGCTGCAGCAAGGTAACACCATAGACATAATATTCATTGTACACACAGTATAGATCTAAACTAACCATCCTGTCCCCTGGATGATTATAGCACAAGGGTTGCAAATGAATTAGGAGCTGGAAAACCATATGCTGCCCGTGTTGCTGTGTTAGCTGCAATGTCTCTTGCAGTCATTGAGACAAGTGTAGTAAGCGGAACACTCTTTGCCTGCCGCCATGTTTTTGGTTATGTGTTCAGCAATGAGAAGGAAGTTATTGATTATGTCACTGTCATGGCTCCTCTCGTATGTATATCTGTCATACTAGACAGTATACAAGGTGTTCAAACAGGTAACCTTATATCATAGGATTAATAAGTTTCTGGCATCtttaacatttaataaatattttaatttgatcctTGTATAAACACTAGAATTGAAAATATCGATCTTTCTTTCTCgagaaatcaattttaataatggTTTGGTTCAGGAATTGCTAGAGGTTGTGGATGGCAAGATTTAGGAGTTTATGTAAATCTTGGGGCTTTCTACCTTTGTGGGATTCCAGTGGCTGCCATATTGGCATTTGTGGTGCGAGTGGGAGGAAAAGGACTTTGGATTGGTATACAATGTGGTGCTTTTGTTCAAACTGTTCTTCTTTCTCTCATAACCACCAACATAAATTGGGAAAACCAGGTATAAAAGCTCTATCCTTTCTCTCACAAGTATGCtataacaaaattttagatcaatgaAATGATTCCAAACACTTCTGGGAGCAACTTTGATTTGGTTAATAAAACTTAATGTCCCTTTTGCACATTGTGTTTCAATTGTTTGATTTTACCATGCAGGCCATCAAGGCAAGAAAGAGGTTATTCGATCATCAATTGTCAGCAGAAAATATATTGGTATGAGAAGCTCTTAATCAAAGGCCAATTTTCTAAAGATGGAGACTATTCTCATGTGTTGGAAGTAATGAGTTCTTGGTTTTGTGAAAACTTGGTGCATCTGATTAAGAATACTCGgcattttttgttaattaacaGGATAATGATCATCTTTACCAATTTTTGTTTCTGCTGTGTTGTTTAACATCTTAAATTTAAGATGGCAAATCATCCTTATTTCagtattttctttctttatactatttttgtttgaaattactACAACATCTTTCAATTtcttagataatataaaaaattaatttgatctttaatttcataatcaaattttaagttacatatttgatattttttagatttttctatgattattttattattggtgTTTGATACTTAAAAATATGTGATATTCatgtaattataatatttggtattagataaaaaaagaaatatcttTTAACATCATATTTTACTTGttgtgattaaaaaaaaaaaaacttttcaattaaTGTTTAGAATGGTAAATGAGGGATGaagatgtgaaaaaaaattaatatcttaaCATCATATTTtacttgtgatttttttttttgtaaaaaaaaaaactttcaattAATGTTTAGAATGGTAAATGAGTTGGTATAGACAGGGATGaagatgtgaaaaaaaaaacgtatacTCAAATAGATGATAAATgttggtttttatttatttttagcatAACTAAGTTCAAAATATCATAAGTTcgaatacttttaatttattttctatatttttgtggtaattgattactcaaataaaatcatattttgtaattgaatatttttcttaatttaatgatgtgaaattgaattttttttttaacaatttgatGATGTGACTATTAATTAAATGATGTGTTATTATCTAATCAtcatcttatttatatttttttattattttataagtttataatattacaatttaactatctttatgttataatttttatcatcagTTTTAACAACTacatatttgtataaaaaataaaaaaagtatggcgacactatttttttaaaattaaaaaaaccataaattaaaacattaaaagtataatatatattttgaaaattaattttaagttttccATATTTGacacataaattataatataaatattataataaataatatattttttatattttaaaaggtataattattatttacaaaatcaaattgaCTGAAATTTATGAAACGACAGAGGCAAAACACATTTGACTCAAACTAAAaagtcttaaaaaaaatatccaaattaatttaggttatcaatttttttgtcatattCAACCTATTTtacatgttttaaaattatttttctttccatcTCTTCTACTccattaaacaaaataatctaTGGGGGAAGAAAAGGAATGAAAGGTGAAGTGAAATTGTATCccttaatttaataataatatttaattatatttaaacatattttaaataatatttctatcACAACTTTTTAAACGAATATTATAACTAATGTAAAGagttatattttacaattttcaatttaaaaaagacATCATTCGATGAtacaatacattttttattattcatattattctaaatataccttttataaataaacatactttaaaaaaaaaaaaatcattcttgAAAGAATATAGTTTGTGTCATATGGCTACGTTTTACGAATAGATGGGTGCAATTGTAAAGAAagtaatacatttatttatttaaaaaaattctcacgtatatttttatttatatatcaataattggataattggtttatatatacgactattaaaaaaatatgtatccatgagtatttatagataaaatttgaaatgagtagaaaataaatatcacAAATGGATGTCCACGTATAATAGAAATAAGTAATTTTCATATCTGTTTATTAACAGAAAAAGTatagatattataatatttatatccattaaattctaatttgtcaaaatattcatatatatatatatatatatatatatatattaataagattaatttgaagattaaaaatgaACAATATGAAACTTTATATAATGTATCAAGACATGAACATTGATAGAGTTAgcaatttatttaatattttattaaaaaaataaacaataatatcaagtaattttgatttgtttatttttcaagaatcacTCGCATAAAATAGGTTTGGTGATCTAAGCACTACTTACAAGATTATCTAATATGTTGTAATTTTATTTGGACTTAtagactttgattttatttttatttcaaaatgtgtgatagtgatatattatattttatttaaattgatggttaaaatatttttaaaattttatttttaaatattcatatgtaTGCATAAATATTGAGAAATATTGAGAAATACACACATACCCACATAACATATATCCGAACAAATATACTGACAAATACGAAACAAATATTGAATTGAAGATGATAAGGAAGAACTATTACTTATACCCTACCTACccaattaacaaaataaatcaaaatatcattatccattcATTTATATCATTCATATTATCTCGTTTATTTTTTGTACGTTTTTCAAAAGGAtcatagaaaatatatttgattagaaataatatttgtaactaTTTAAAACGAAGGTAAATGCATATAAATATTAAGCTTCGTAAatctgatattttaaatatgaaaagtaATACTGATTCAGAAGTTGTATCACACACAAAAATTAACTGGATTTGATGAAATTTTAAAggtaaaactattaaataaaaaaataaagaatggaTAAAATCTGAGACGTAAGTTTGTTTGACCTGGGAACTAAAATATTTCCCAATACtattattaatgtaatataaagACTAGTAATTAgcaaattcaataaatatttcctaccaatattattaatataataaaagcaATAAAAAGACAATGATTATGctctaaaaaaatagaaagtatccCAATTAAGATCTTAAAGAACACaaatttctttaattctttataaattaaatcgATTAAATTATTCAAGgtaagtagttactaaaatttcatctaatttttattatagagGATTCCAAATACAATTACTGGGACAAAAAATCTGGTTCCTTGTTAccgtatatataaatatttgttgcGTTGAGTCTCGGAGCAAGTATGTATAAAACGCCATGACTGTACTGCTATTTGTATCAGCCTTGACAAGGCGCAATTTTTCTATGACCCTTCGAGAGAACATGAAAAAGGGTCTCTTGGAGAAGAAGAGAGAGGTGGAAGAAGGTGGTTCAGGCGTAATAAGATGGAGTGTGTTTGGTGAAGAGGTGAAAAGGGTTGCTTATTTAGCAGCTCCTATGGTTGCTGTTACTCTGTCAcagtattttctacaaataaTATCAATGATGATGGTTGGTCGCTTGGGTAAGCTTGAACTCTCGAGCACAGCCATTGCCATCTCTCTCTGTAATGTCTCTGGCCTCAGTGTCATTGTAAGTCTTCTTTTCTATTGAAGcatcatttgaaaaaaaatagctGCTGGTTTTTAAGGTTGTCGTTATGCTATTAAGTTTTCAGACATTTAAGTGTTTGCTCTTTTGTGCATGTGAAATAGTTTGGAATGTCGTGTGCACTTGAAACTCGTTGTGGGCAAGCATATGGAGCACGACAATACAGAAAATTTGGTGTTCAGATTTACACTGCAATTGTGTCTCTTGCTTTAGTTTGTCTTCCTCTGACTTTTTTGTGGATGAACATGGGAAACCTCCTCGTTTTACTTGGCCAAGATCATCTGGTTTCACTAGAAGCTGGAAAATTTGCTTTGTGCATGATCCCTGCTCTCTTTGCTTATGCAGCACTTCAGTCTGTGGTTCGATTCTTTTTGATGCAAAGTTTGATGAGTCCTCTTGTGATGAGTTCATTCATCACTCTTTGCTTCCATGTGGCATTCAGTTGGTATATGGTGTTTAAATCGGGACTTGGTAACTTGGGAGCAGCATTTTCTATTGGCACTTCATACTGGCTGAATGTGACTTTACTTGGATTATATATGAAATTCTCTTCTCAATGTGAAAAGACTCGAGTCCCAATCTCAATGGAATTATTCCATGGGATTGGAGAATTCATTTGCTATGCCATTCCTTCAGCTGGAATGATTTGGTGAGTTTCTTCCTTTTATAATGTTTGATCTTTTATGTGGTGTTTTTATTTCCCTCTAGTTTTCAACTTGCTTTGTTCCTTATATATTTGATCACTGCAGCCTTGAATGGTGGTCACTTGAAATACTAATCTTGCTTTCTGgtcttcttccaaatccaaagCTAGAAACATCAGTCTTATCCGTATGGTATGTGTAATTAATCTTAGTCCTTCAGATAAAGATGACTTTATGTGTCTTAAAATCTGTGTTGAAATTTTTACTCCTGACTCAACTATTCAGATGATGCTAATTTGTTGTTTTACTATTAACTGTTTTTCTGACCAGTTTAAACATCAGCGCAACAATCTACACCATCCCAGAATCAATTGGCTCAGCAGCAAGGTTTTGATTCACATAAGTCATAACCTCATTAATCTGTGCATATCCACATTCATGAACAATACTAATAGTACAGtaaggatttttatttttttttctgtctttttGATTGGTTTCTCTTTTGTGTTGTTATTCAGCGCTAGAGTTTCGAATGAATTAGGTGCTGGAAGTCCACAATCAGCAAAAGTATCTGCTTATGCTTCCATGATACTGGCAGCTTCCCAGGCCATTGTGATGGGCTCGGTCATTTTTTCTTGCAGACAGATTTTGGGTTATGCATTCAGTAATGAGCAGGACGTGGTGGATTATGTTTCAGAAATGGTTCCTCTCTTAAGTCTCTCTGTTTTACTTGATTGCTTACACGGTACCCTTTCAGGTTTGTTCTTCTTTAAACTACTTTTCAATGCACGTCACTGTTCTTGTACAGTGGAATCTGAGTTATGACATAAAATATAACACTGTAACACTTGTTGTGCATTACAGGTATTGCCAGAGGATGTGGGTGGCAGCACTTAGGAGCATATGTAAACCTTGGAGCCTATTATGCTCTTGGAATTCCAATTTCTGCTATGTTGGGTTTCTGGTTCCAATTTAGAGGAAAAGGGCTTTGGATTGGAATACTGACTGGTGCATTTTGTCAAACAGCTATGCTACTTCTCATAACACTGTGTACAAACTGGAAAAAGCAGGTTTGCTTTTAATTCCAAACCTTGTGGCTCTGCACTTGGCATAGTCCAAAATCACCACATTCACCATGTAATATCTTCACAAATATCAAACTAaacattttgaaaaagtttaaactGGACAAATTATCTCTTAATGGTCAAAGAATCTTATCAGTTTTGAACATTTACTGCTACCATGTATTAATTAAGTTGTATTTATTTCTGGGATGTTGTGATTGCAGGCAATTGAAGCAAGGGAAAACATTTTTCAGAGAAGTTTTTCTGTAGAAGATGGATTAGCTTAAGCAAGTGGAGAAGACTCCTAAGTGTATATATAACTTTAGAATGTAGAAAAGATCAATTTTCTGTGATTTCCGAATTAGAGGGGAGAAAAAACAAGTcacattaaaagttaaaaaaatctatgtagtagataaaaaaagtcaaatatatTTAGTAATAACCACATAAGCTAGGTTCAACTGATGTTGATATGTTTCCATGggtgattaatattatttatttctgcAAACAATGTTGCTAGTATGAATgatataatacttataaaagaaattaaaaattgtttatttaaagtaaaCATTCATTCCGAAACCCACAGAGTTACACTACACAACTATTAATGTAATCATTGTGGTCAcctgataaaaaaatacatacaacTTTAACTGtacatcttttttattttttat is a window from the Vigna unguiculata cultivar IT97K-499-35 chromosome 7, ASM411807v1, whole genome shotgun sequence genome containing:
- the LOC114191900 gene encoding protein DETOXIFICATION 12-like — protein: MEESLLHKHEEESEEKRVTWRGFSEEMRRISVIAGPMVAVVSSQYLLLTVSTMVVGHLGELYLSSAALAISLSGVTGFSLLMGLASGLETTCGQAYGAQQYQRIGMQTYTAIFSLILVCIPLSVLWFYIENILVFMGQDPLISHESGKFILWLLPALYAMAILQPLVKYYQIQSMLLPMLACSFFTLAIHIPLCWALVFKTRLNNVGGALAVSISTWSNVILLGLYMRYSSACAKTRAPLSLDLFKGMWEFFRFAIPSAVMVCLEWWSYELLVLLSGLLPNPALETSVLSVCLNTISTLYTIPFGIGAAASTRVANELGAGKPYAARVAVLAAMSLAVIETSVVSGTLFACRHVFGYVFSNEKEVIDYVTVMAPLVCISVILDSIQGVQTGIARGCGWQDLGVYVNLGAFYLCGIPVAAILAFVVRVGGKGLWIGIQCGAFVQTVLLSLITTNINWENQAIKARKRLFDHQLSAENILV
- the LOC114191432 gene encoding protein DETOXIFICATION 14-like — encoded protein: MTVLLFVSALTRRNFSMTLRENMKKGLLEKKREVEEGGSGVIRWSVFGEEVKRVAYLAAPMVAVTLSQYFLQIISMMMVGRLGKLELSSTAIAISLCNVSGLSVIFGMSCALETRCGQAYGARQYRKFGVQIYTAIVSLALVCLPLTFLWMNMGNLLVLLGQDHLVSLEAGKFALCMIPALFAYAALQSVVRFFLMQSLMSPLVMSSFITLCFHVAFSWYMVFKSGLGNLGAAFSIGTSYWLNVTLLGLYMKFSSQCEKTRVPISMELFHGIGEFICYAIPSAGMICLEWWSLEILILLSGLLPNPKLETSVLSVCLNISATIYTIPESIGSAASARVSNELGAGSPQSAKVSAYASMILAASQAIVMGSVIFSCRQILGYAFSNEQDVVDYVSEMVPLLSLSVLLDCLHGTLSGIARGCGWQHLGAYVNLGAYYALGIPISAMLGFWFQFRGKGLWIGILTGAFCQTAMLLLITLCTNWKKQAIEARENIFQRSFSVEDGLA